The Cyclobacterium amurskyense genome contains the following window.
ATAAAATCATTTAAAGAAACTAACCTCACTGTCTCTGAGAATCCTTTTGTGGTGGTTACTGAAAAGGAAAGGATTTGGCAGTCCCGATTATTCAGGAATTCACAAAAACTTTAATCAAGGATTAGGAACTGAATTTCCTGTTTCCATCGACTAATAGGATCTTTTTGTGGTAGTTTGCCTCAGAATTGCAAGCCATTTTTTCGGATTGAAGGCACCAATCAGGATTCAGGTTCAAAGAAAATTTTGAGTTGCTGGAACGGTGTTACAGTAAATAGAACTTACAGGCAAAGACTGGTAGCTGAATTGGACATAAAACTTGAGGATTCGAAAGGTAAATTCAGGTACTTTAAGTTTGGCCTTATTACTTTGAATTGGATGATAATGTATGTAAAAATGAAACCGTATTTAACTTACTACGTTTGATCTTGTCTGCCTTTCCCTGAAAAATAGGCTGCAATACTGCCAAAATCTTCTCGTTTGTACTTAGGAGCCAAAGACTAGCACCTTTGGCATTGAGGCATAGTTGATTTTTATGTAATTTGCCTATGGATACAAGCTTTTGTTTAGGAACCCTGTATTTATGATTAAATTTTACACAAATACTTGGGGGTAAGTATTATAATTAGCCTGCTTTTGGTCTTTAAACCAATTATAAATGAAAAATATTTTAGTTACGATCGATTTTAGTAAGAATGAAAAACAACTAATTGACAAAGCATTTCAATTGGCAGAATCGTTCAATTCGAAATTGTGGCTGATGCATATAGCTGCCCCAGATCCCGATTTCGTTGGTTATGAAGTAGGCCCTCAATACATAAGAGACGCTAGAGCATCAGAACTTAGGGAAGAACACATGAAGCTTAAAGAATACAGTACTGCCCTAAAGAGAAAAGGGGTTGTTTCAGAAGGACTGCTTGTTCAAGGAGCAACTATTGAAATGATTATTGAGGAATCGAAAAAGCTAAATATTGACCTAATTATTGCTGGGCACCACAAACATGGGTTTTTTTACAATGCATTTGTAGGCAGTGTGTCTGCAGAACTTATAAAAAAATCCAAAATACCTGTACTTATCGTCCCCTTGGAATAAGTAAATACTAAGTTCAACCATAATCAGGTATGGGTTGCCTAAAGTACTTTGGTCATAATGCACTATGGAAAAATGACTCTTGGGTAGCGATTTCAGCACGTAATAGATTGTCTATTGCATATTTCGGGTTTAACCTATATTTGTTCTCGGGCGACAGAAAATTACTATTAACATTTATTTATTTTTATGAAATACAGAAAATTAGGTAATACCGATCTTAACCTCTCAGCAGTCACCTTTGGATCTTTTGCCATAGGTGGTTGGTTATGGGGAGGTACAGAGCAAAATACTGCGGTTGAAGCGATACAAGCTTCTTATGATTTGGGGGTAACTTCGATTGATACAGCGCCAGTCTATGGGCAGGGTCTCAGTGAAAATATTGTCGGCAATGCAATAAAATACATTCCCAGAGATAAAGTGCAAATTCTCACCAAGTTCGGCATGCGCTGGGATCTGGCCAAAGGCACATTTGCTTTAAATAGTAAAGATGGGAGTGGAAAAGACATCGACATTTACAAATATGCTGGAAAGGAAAGCATAATTAAGGAATGTGAGGATAGTTTGAAACGCTTAGGGACTGATTATATTGACCTTTACCAGCTTCACTGGCCAGACATTACTACTCCTATAGAAGAAACGATGGAAGCGGTAAGCGAGTTGATTAAACAGGGGAAAGTTCGTTATGCTGGGGTTTGCAATTACAATGAAGCGCAAATGACGGAAGCAGAAAAATACATAGACCTGGCATCTAATCAGGTTCCCTACAGTATGGTACTTCGCGATATTGAAGAAAAAATTGTTCCCTATAGCCTTGAAAATGGGAAAGGAATTCTGGCTTACAGTCCACTTGAAAGGGGATTGTTAACCGGAAAAATGAAACCAGGTTATAAATTTGGAGAAGGTGATCAAAGGGCAACGAGGGCATTTTATAAAGATGAAAACCTCAAACGTACCAACGAATTTCTAGATAAAATCAAACCTATTGCTGATGAAAAAGGGATAACATTGGCGCAGCTGGTCATTTTATGGACACTTGAGCAACCTGGGGTTTCAGTAACTTTGGTTGGGGCAAGAAATGCGGAACAAGCCATACAAAATGCCAAATCCAGTGACCAGGATTTATCCGATAAGGAGGTAGAAATTATAGACATGCATTTGAACCAATTGGTTTTGGTTCCATAATTAGTCAATCGGCGAATTATTCGATTGCCCTTGCTAAGGCAATTAATGACACCGTATACTGGATTTTCAACAATGAAAAAAGGCCTTTGAATTACTCAAAGGCCTTTTTGGCTTTTATTGGTATTTTACATTAAATATGTAAAGCTCTGTTATCTGTGGCGGCCAAACAAGCTTCTTTAAACGCCTCCGTATAGGTAGGGTGGGCGTGGGACATCCTGGCAATGTCTTCTGCAGAAGCACGGTATTCCATGGCTACAACTGCTTCAGCAATCATGTCAGCTGTTCTAGGGCCAATCATATGTACCCCAAGAATCTCATCTGTTTCAGCATCAGCCAAAACCTTCACAAGTCCATCTATATCTCCACTGGCTCTTGCCCTGCCTGAAGCCATGAAAGGGAATTTTCCAGTCTTGAATTTCTTGCCTTTTTCTTTGAGCTGCTCTTCAGTATAACCTACGCTCGCTACTTCTGGCCAAGTGTAAACCACACCTGGTATCAGTAAGTAATTGACATGCGGTTTTTGTCCAGCTAAGGTTTCAGCTACAAATACGCCTTCTTCTTCTGCTTTATGGGCCAACATGGCTCCTTTCACCACATCTCCGATAGCGTAGATATTGTCAGCGGAAGTTTTTAGGTGTTCGTCAACTTCTACCTGTCCTTTTTCATTGATTTTCACACCTGCAGCAGCAGCATTCAAGCCGTCGGTATAAGGTTTTCTGCCTATGGATACCAAGACATAATCCCCTTTTATTGTTATCGTTTCTTTTTTACTGTTTTCTGCTGATACGGTAACTTCTTTACCCTTTCTTTCTACTGCCGTTACTTTGTGTTTCAAAAAGAATTCAAAACCAAGTTTCTTTAGAGACTTTTGAAGCTCCTTGCCCATAGTTTTGTCCATCGTTGGGATAATGCCATCCATGTACTCAACTACGGATACCTTAGCACCTAATCTTGCGTAAACGGACCCCAATTCAAGACCAATAACACCACCACCTATGATGACCAGGTGTTTTGGAATTTCTTTAAGTTCAAGTGCCTCAGTAGAGGTGATGATACGTTCTTTATCTAAAGAGATAAATGGAAGGCTAGTAGGTTTAGAACCAGTGGCAATAATGGTGTTTTTTGCCGTTAACTCTTCCGTTTTGCCATCCTCTTTAGTGACGATAATGGTGTTTTTATCTTTGAAAGAACCGATGCCCTGGTGAACATCGATTTTATTTTTCTTCATCAGGTATTGAATACCATCCACGTTTTGACTTACTACTTCACGCTTTCTGGTAACCATTTGCTTGAAATTGACTTTCAAAGCACTAAGGTCTATACCATGATTTTTAAAAGTATGGGCAGCATTGTGGTAGTGTTCTGAAGAATCCAGAAGTGCTTTTGAAGGGATACATCCTACATTCAGGCAAGTACCTCCAAGAGTTGAGTATTTTTCTATAATAGCGGTTTTCATGCCCAGTTGCGCAGCTCTAATTGCAGCTACATAGCCTCCAGGTCCAGATCCGATTACGATTAAATCATACATTATATATCATCTTTTAGAACCATGCCGATCTTTGATTTATAGGCAGGTAATATTTCAAATAAGTTTTAAATTCCCAACATTAATCTTGCAGGATCTTCAAGAAGCTCTTTCATTCGAACTAAGAAGCTAACAGACTCTCTACCATCAATGATTCTATGGTCATACGACAAAGCAAGGTACATCATTGGAAGGATCTTGACCTCTCCATTTACGGCCATTGGTCTTTCTACGATATTGTGCATTCCCAGGATTGCTGCTTGAGGAGCATTAATAATAGGAGTAGACATCATAGAACCAAATATACCACCATTGGTTAGGGTGAAAGTTCCACCTGTCATTTCATCAATGGATAACTTACCGTCACGCGCTTTAACAGCCAGACGAACAACTTCTTTTTCTACACCGGAGAAAGATAGGTTTTCTGCATTTCTGATTACAGGTACAACCAATCCTTTTGGAGAAGAAACAGCAATTGAAATGTCACAATAATCATGATAAATGATCTCGTTTCCGTCAATTTGAGCATTTACTGCCGGCCATTCCTGAAGGGCAACACATGCTGCTTTAGTGAAAAAAGACATAAAGCCAAGGTTAACTTCATACCTCTCTTTAAATTTGTCTTTGTATTGTTTTCTGATGTCCATGATTGGTTTCATGTTGACCTCATTAAAGGTGGTCAGCATGGCCGTTTCATTTTTCACAGAGACCAATCTTCTGGAAATGGTTTTTCTTAGAGAGGTCATTTTCTCTCTTCTTTCTCCACGTTCTCCTTTTACCGCTGCGTCTTTGACATCTGCAGAGGCAGGTTTAGAAGCACTTTTAGCTGCTGCTGGAGCTGCTGGTTTTGCTTTTTCTGCTTTTTCAGCATCTTCCTTAGTGATTCTACCGTCTTTTCCAGTACCCTTTACACTGGCAGGGTCTATTCCTTTTTCCGATAAGATTTTACTTGCAGCAGGTGAGGCATGGCCTGTAGCATAAGTCTCATTGCTGCTTGTGTTTTTATTACCGCTATCAATTGCTGCCGTATTTGCAGCAGTTACATTACCTGCTTCCGGAGCTCCATTAGTCACCTCAATTTTACAAATCAGGCCGCCGATCTCTAAAGTATCACCTTCACCGGCCACCTGTCTTAGAATTCCTGATGCTTCAGCAGGCAGTTCAAAGGTAGCCTTGTCAGAATCCACTTCTGCTATTATTTCATCCAATTCCACATAATCGCCATCGGATTTGATCCAAGAAGCCAAAGTGACCTCAGTAATCGATTCTCCTACTGCAGGTACGTGCATTTCTTTTACCTCTCCTGTGCTTTTGGCAGGTGTAGTTGCTTGGCTTGGTTGACTGTCTGCTTCAGTAGACTCAGTTGTTTTGGGGCTTTCTGCTTCCTTTCCTTCTGTGTCAATTTCACAAATTACAGCTCCAATTTCAAGGGTATCACCTTCCTCAGCTTTG
Protein-coding sequences here:
- a CDS encoding aldo/keto reductase, whose amino-acid sequence is MKYRKLGNTDLNLSAVTFGSFAIGGWLWGGTEQNTAVEAIQASYDLGVTSIDTAPVYGQGLSENIVGNAIKYIPRDKVQILTKFGMRWDLAKGTFALNSKDGSGKDIDIYKYAGKESIIKECEDSLKRLGTDYIDLYQLHWPDITTPIEETMEAVSELIKQGKVRYAGVCNYNEAQMTEAEKYIDLASNQVPYSMVLRDIEEKIVPYSLENGKGILAYSPLERGLLTGKMKPGYKFGEGDQRATRAFYKDENLKRTNEFLDKIKPIADEKGITLAQLVILWTLEQPGVSVTLVGARNAEQAIQNAKSSDQDLSDKEVEIIDMHLNQLVLVP
- the odhB gene encoding 2-oxoglutarate dehydrogenase complex dihydrolipoyllysine-residue succinyltransferase, translating into MSIVIKVPAVGESITEVTIGQWFKKDGEFVEMDEVICELESDKATFELTAEASGVLFTKAEEGDTLEIGAVICEIDTEGKEAESPKTTESTEADSQPSQATTPAKSTGEVKEMHVPAVGESITEVTLASWIKSDGDYVELDEIIAEVDSDKATFELPAEASGILRQVAGEGDTLEIGGLICKIEVTNGAPEAGNVTAANTAAIDSGNKNTSSNETYATGHASPAASKILSEKGIDPASVKGTGKDGRITKEDAEKAEKAKPAAPAAAKSASKPASADVKDAAVKGERGERREKMTSLRKTISRRLVSVKNETAMLTTFNEVNMKPIMDIRKQYKDKFKERYEVNLGFMSFFTKAACVALQEWPAVNAQIDGNEIIYHDYCDISIAVSSPKGLVVPVIRNAENLSFSGVEKEVVRLAVKARDGKLSIDEMTGGTFTLTNGGIFGSMMSTPIINAPQAAILGMHNIVERPMAVNGEVKILPMMYLALSYDHRIIDGRESVSFLVRMKELLEDPARLMLGI
- the lpdA gene encoding dihydrolipoyl dehydrogenase yields the protein MYDLIVIGSGPGGYVAAIRAAQLGMKTAIIEKYSTLGGTCLNVGCIPSKALLDSSEHYHNAAHTFKNHGIDLSALKVNFKQMVTRKREVVSQNVDGIQYLMKKNKIDVHQGIGSFKDKNTIIVTKEDGKTEELTAKNTIIATGSKPTSLPFISLDKERIITSTEALELKEIPKHLVIIGGGVIGLELGSVYARLGAKVSVVEYMDGIIPTMDKTMGKELQKSLKKLGFEFFLKHKVTAVERKGKEVTVSAENSKKETITIKGDYVLVSIGRKPYTDGLNAAAAGVKINEKGQVEVDEHLKTSADNIYAIGDVVKGAMLAHKAEEEGVFVAETLAGQKPHVNYLLIPGVVYTWPEVASVGYTEEQLKEKGKKFKTGKFPFMASGRARASGDIDGLVKVLADAETDEILGVHMIGPRTADMIAEAVVAMEYRASAEDIARMSHAHPTYTEAFKEACLAATDNRALHI
- a CDS encoding universal stress protein, with the protein product MKNILVTIDFSKNEKQLIDKAFQLAESFNSKLWLMHIAAPDPDFVGYEVGPQYIRDARASELREEHMKLKEYSTALKRKGVVSEGLLVQGATIEMIIEESKKLNIDLIIAGHHKHGFFYNAFVGSVSAELIKKSKIPVLIVPLE